Within Bremerella sp. JC817, the genomic segment TTCATCGTTTCATCATCCGGAACATGGGCGAGTGCTTGCTGATACAAACTGAAGAGCCTGGCCCGGTCTTCTTGCACGTCCAACTTCAGCGACCGCTGCGCCAAGGTTCGAGCCGCTTCGATAAACGTCTTGTCGTTCATCAAGACCAACGCCTGAAGGGGCGTGTTCGTGCGGCGAGCCCCAACGGTACACACTTCCCGTCCACCGGCATCGAAGATCGTTTGCCGCGGCGGATTCACGGCCCGCTTCCAATAGGTGTACATGCTCTTGCGATAGAGGTTGTTGCCTTGGTCTTCCCGGTAACGGGTCCCAGCGTTTGCCGCAACCGACTCCCACAGCCCTGGCGGCTGATATGGTTTGACCGAAGGGCCACCGATCTGCAGGTGCAACAATCCACTGGCCTGCAATGCGATGTCTCGGATCGAGTAACCATCGAGGCGGAAGCGAGGGCCGTGCAACAACAAACGGTTCTCGGGATCTTTTTCCCGTTGGGCGATCGTCTGCACGGACGACTGCTGGTAGGCCGCACTGGTCACCATCAATCGATGCAAGGCTTGCAGGTCCCAGCCTGATTCGATGAACTCGACCGCCAGCCAGTCGAGCAGTTCAGGATGGCTCGGCACTTCCCCTTGCAGACCGAAGTCTTCCGAGGTCTTGACCAGGCCCACGCCGAAATGATCTTGCCAGATCCGATTCACAATAACTCGGGCCGTCAGCGGGTTTTCACGCGAGACCAGCCATTTGGCGAGGTCCAATCGGCTGCCAGGCTGCGGAGCCTCTTTGTCGGCCAGCAGTGCTACCGGAATGCCACGCGACAGTGGTTCGTCTTTACGAGGTTCGTTGTACTGACCACGATCGAGAAGATAGATCGGCGTCGCCGGCCCTTCTTTTTCCCGCATGACCATCACTTTGACTTCGGGACCGACTTCGGCTCGCCGCTTCTGATCGGCTTGTTTGAATTCGAGCTCGGCTTTGGCCAAGACAGGGTCGATCGTCACGTAGTGATCGCGTATCGCTTTCCAATCTTGATCGGATCGCTTTGCTTCGTCGATCGCCAACGCGCTGCGGGCCGCTTCTGGCAAACCACCTTCGTTCGCCTTGCCAGCGTCGGGGTGGGCAGAGCCTTGCACACGAAGCTTGCCAATCGCGTGGTTCGCATACTGGCTCTCGAACCGCATTTGGAGCGTTAGGCTTTCCCCGTCGCTCACTTCCAGGGGCGTCTGGAACTTCAATGTCGCAGAAACAGGTTCGGCTTTTACATTCGGCCCGAAAACGGCCCAGCCAGTGGCAGGATTGTTGTCAAGAATGTTTTTGACGGGGTAACTATCCTGCTCATAAGAAGCCAGGGCCAGTTCGACCGGAATCGACTTCCCTTGGTAGAGCACCGCCAGACGCGTCATCACGAAGTTGCCGTTGACGCTGGGGGCAAGTTGCCGCGGCTTGTTGAATGCGTCGTCAGGCAACGCTTCCAACCTCAAGGCGGTCACAGTGTTGCCTTGCGGATCTACCCTCACGTCGTAAACGATATCGGTCGCATTACTGCCGCCTGAATACCTGACGGCATTCTCTTCGGCGATCTCAAGCGAACCTTCGCCGGTCAACTTCACTTGATCCACGCGGCAGACCAGCCATTCGACGGGCGGCTTTGTGGCTGGGCCTTCGCTGCTGACCAGCCATTGCCGCATTCGCTCGTCGATGCCTTGCTTCGCGACTTCGACGTTCTTCTGGGCAGCTTCCCACTGGGCGATTGTTTCCGGTTGGACTTTGGCCAGGGGCGAACCAGCTTTGAGCATCGGATTGGCGTCGCGGCCTGCCCCGATGCCACGTTCGCCGATGTTATTGAAGTAGCCGAAGAACTGGTAGAACTCGCGTTGGCTCAGTGGATCGTACTTATGATCGTGGCACCGGGCACATCCCATCGTCAGTCCCAGCCAGACGGTCGACGTAGTCTCGACGCGATCAATCACGTTCTCGACAAAGAACTCTTCCGCCAACGCACCACCTTCCGCATTCTGGCGGTGGTTTCGATTGAAGGCGGTTGCCAGTCGCTGGGCAGGCGTCGGATTGGGAAGCATGTCGCCAGCCAACTGTTCGATCGTGAACTGATCGAACGGCATGTTGTTGTGCATCGATTGGATCACCCAATCTCGCCAAGGCCAGTTGGTGCGTTCGAAGTCGTTCTGGTAACCATCGGTATCGGCATAGCGTGCCGCATCGAGCCAGCGCAGCGTCTGGCGTTCGGCGTAGTTCATCGAACCCAGTAACTGATCGACAGCCTGGCGATATGCCTCGTCGGTTGGGTTCGCCAGAAATTGTTTCTGCAGCGACTCCGGCGGAAGCTGACCGGTCAACGTTAGCGCCGCGCGTCGAAGACGCCACGCAGGCTCGGCCATGGGAGATGGCTGCCAACCTTCTTGCATCAGGCGTTTTCCGATGAAGACGTCAATCGGATTCTTCGACCAACGCTGCTTGAGATCTTCCGGCCAGCCTGACTGCGCGATCACTTCGGTCGGAACCTCAGGTCGCTGAGGAACCTCGAAGGCCCAATGCTTCTGGTACTCGGCCCCTTGTTGAATCCATAGATCGAGGATCCGCTTTTCTTCCGCCGAGAGACTTCGATTGCTGTCGGGCGGGGGCATGGCCGACGACTCGTCTTCGCTATGGATCCGAACGTGGAGCTCGCTTTTCTCGAGGTTCCCAGGCACGACCCCGGCATATCCTCCCAAATCGGCCAGCAGGTTCTCTTGGCTATCGAGCCGGAAGCTGGAGTCCTGGTTCTGGGAATCGGGACCATGGCAATGGAAGCAGCGATCGGCCAAAATCGGCTGTACCTGCCGCCGAAAGTCGATTTTCTCCTGAGCGGCACCCGTCGATGCCATACCAGCCATTGGCACTGCCAAGAGAAGAATTAAGGCTTTTTGCCCAAAATGGAGTACACTCAAGGTGGGGTTCCCATTCGAGAATTCTGAGCGAATTGAGGTGAGCTCTGCCATTCTACTCCCGATCTGCCAAGAACCTGCCAACTTATTTTTCAGATCAAAAATGTTCCGATTTCGCGGCAGGTTCCGGGACCGCTGGGAGTATGCTCCTGGATAGCTACGTAATTTAGGTACGACTGTCGTGGACAAAGATCGATTCCTCACCCTATTCCTGAAGCATGAACGCGAGCTGGCTGGCATCGCCCGGGCAGCGTTGCCGGATTGGAACGCCGTGGACGACGTGATTCAGGAAGCCAGCCTCGTGATGTGGCGGAAGATCGATCAG encodes:
- a CDS encoding PSD1 and planctomycete cytochrome C domain-containing protein — protein: MAGMASTGAAQEKIDFRRQVQPILADRCFHCHGPDSQNQDSSFRLDSQENLLADLGGYAGVVPGNLEKSELHVRIHSEDESSAMPPPDSNRSLSAEEKRILDLWIQQGAEYQKHWAFEVPQRPEVPTEVIAQSGWPEDLKQRWSKNPIDVFIGKRLMQEGWQPSPMAEPAWRLRRAALTLTGQLPPESLQKQFLANPTDEAYRQAVDQLLGSMNYAERQTLRWLDAARYADTDGYQNDFERTNWPWRDWVIQSMHNNMPFDQFTIEQLAGDMLPNPTPAQRLATAFNRNHRQNAEGGALAEEFFVENVIDRVETTSTVWLGLTMGCARCHDHKYDPLSQREFYQFFGYFNNIGERGIGAGRDANPMLKAGSPLAKVQPETIAQWEAAQKNVEVAKQGIDERMRQWLVSSEGPATKPPVEWLVCRVDQVKLTGEGSLEIAEENAVRYSGGSNATDIVYDVRVDPQGNTVTALRLEALPDDAFNKPRQLAPSVNGNFVMTRLAVLYQGKSIPVELALASYEQDSYPVKNILDNNPATGWAVFGPNVKAEPVSATLKFQTPLEVSDGESLTLQMRFESQYANHAIGKLRVQGSAHPDAGKANEGGLPEAARSALAIDEAKRSDQDWKAIRDHYVTIDPVLAKAELEFKQADQKRRAEVGPEVKVMVMREKEGPATPIYLLDRGQYNEPRKDEPLSRGIPVALLADKEAPQPGSRLDLAKWLVSRENPLTARVIVNRIWQDHFGVGLVKTSEDFGLQGEVPSHPELLDWLAVEFIESGWDLQALHRLMVTSAAYQQSSVQTIAQREKDPENRLLLHGPRFRLDGYSIRDIALQASGLLHLQIGGPSVKPYQPPGLWESVAANAGTRYREDQGNNLYRKSMYTYWKRAVNPPRQTIFDAGGREVCTVGARRTNTPLQALVLMNDKTFIEAARTLAQRSLKLDVQEDRARLFSLYQQALAHVPDDETMNVLTESLNYYRQHYQENPDAAQQLVAVGSSPRDASIEPGEHAAWTAVAHLVLNLDEFITVE